The Pirellulales bacterium genome includes the window CGCAAAACAGCGAGTTACTAACGCCGGACTGGTTCCTCGAAATGCTGGCTCGGCTGCGCACCACGGAAAACCGTTTGCTACCCAGTTGGTGGCTTAGCTCGGGCCTGCTCGAAGCTGCCCGCAGTGGTTGGTACGAGGAATCGCACAAGGCAGCCCTTGCCGAGAGTGTTATGTTTCTGGCGGTCACGATCTCGAACGCGCTATTGCTCCATTTACTGGCTGTCCGCACCGCGGGTTGGACTTATCGATCGGGCTATAGCGTGCTGTGGGGCGAGCATTCGGTTCGTCGCAAGCTAAAGCTGGCCTGGATCGATCGCATTGCCGACACCCTATTGTGGCCGCTAGGCTTCAAACTACGACTGCTCGTCATCAAAGATCTCCGGCTCTTCCGCCGCGATCCCGTGCAGTGGTCGCAGTTTCTCATCTTCTTCGGTTTGCTGGCACTCTACTTTTTGAACACACGGCGCCTCAGTTATGACGTCAACTACGTCGCCTGGGTGAACATGATTAGCTTTCTTAACCTGGCGGTCGTGGGACTGATCCTATCGACCTTCACCACGCGATTTATTTTTCCCATGATTAGCCTAGAGGGACGTCGATTCTGGATCCTGGGGCGTCTACCGGTGCGCCGCGATACCATCCTGTGGAGTAAGTATCTATTCGCCGCCTTCGGCTCCCTCATCCCTTGCATGACGTTGATTGTGCTCAGCGACCTGATGCTAGGGGTTTCGCAACTCGTAATCTGGGTCCACATGCTGGCCTGCGTCCTGCTTTGCTCCGGCCTGGCAGGCATTGCCGTGGGCTTGGGCGCCCGGATGCCTAACCTGCGCGAGGACTCGCCCGCTCGCATCGCGGCCGGATTTGGAGGCACGTTGAACCTTGTGCTCAGCGCGGCTTACATCGTGACCCTGGTACTGATCACGACGGTGCCCTGCCATTTTTATCTTTTGTCAATGCAGGGGGGCCACCATACGCTGGTACTCGATCCTCAGCGACAATGGCGTTGGTTAATCGCGGGGATATTTACCGGTTGTTTGTTAGGAGTCATTGTCACGGCCGCGCCGCTGGCAATTGGCATTCGCGCCTTCCGGCGATTGGAAACGTGAGCAAAAGGTAATGGTCCCGGGCAGCCGCTACTCACGTTCGACTACTGACTACCGACTACTTACTTCCTATAATGCTCCAGCCCTCGTGCAGGAATGTGTTCGTTAGGACGCCCCTGCGGTCGGTGCTCGGAACATGCACGCTGCAGGAGAGAAGATGATGGACGCGGGAACGAAAATCCGCGTGGGTGCGGTCAGTTATCTGAATACGAAGCCGCTGGTTTATCGCTTCGAGGAGTTGGCCCCGCAGGCTCAGCTGGTATTCGACGTGCCCAGTCGACTGGCCGACGATCTAGCCGCCGGGCACCTCGACGTGGCACTCATTCCGTCGATCGAGTATTTTCGCGACCCTTCCTATGAAATCGTCTCGGATGCCTGCATCGCCTGCCGCGGACCGGTGCTGTCGGTGAAGATGTTCTCACGGGTGCCTATCTCACAGATTCGCACGTTGGCATTGGACGAGGGCTCGCGCACGAGCGCCGTGCTGGTGCAAATCCTGCTCTCCCGACGTTTTGGCGTGAGACCGCGCATCGAACCACTAGCCGTCAATCTCGGCCTGGCGGATACGCAAGCCGATGCCGTGCTGCTGATTGGTGACCGAGCCATCAATTCGCCCGGCGGACGCTTCGCCGCGGTGTGGGATGTGGGCGACGAATGGTGCCGCTGGACAGGATTGCCCTTCGTGTTCGCCATGTGGGTCGTGCGTTCCGGTCAAAAAGTCGGTGTCATCGAGCAGGCCCTCAGTGCGGCGCGCGACGCGGGGCTGGCCAACTTGGAACAAATAGCCGAGGCCGAGGCCCCCGTGCTAGGCCTGACCCGGCCCGAATGCTTGTCGTATCTACGCGATTGCCTGCACTTCGTGCTTGGGCCACGCGAGCATGAGGGATTAGCCCTGTATCAGAAGTATGCTGACGAGTTGCACGCCGAGACCAGCGCCGGTCAACAACAGGGCGAACACGTCAGCGCGAGCGCGCCATAATAAGTACCGATTGCACGTGCACAAAAGATCCCCGGATTTGAACGCAAGGATATCGACGTGGTAGCTTCGATTACCAAGTTGCTGGACAAGGCCGTGGCTGGGCAGCGCTTGAGTACTAACGAAGGGCTGCAACTTATCGAATCGCGCGATTTGACGGCGCTGGGCCGTGCCGCCGATGCCGTGACGCGGCGCCTGCATCCCGAGTCGTACCGCACGTATAACATCGATCGAAACATCAACTACACGAACGTCTGTTCGGCGGTATGTGATTTTTGCGCCTTCTATCGCAAGCCCAAGAGCCCTGAAGGATACGTGCTCGACCGGCACGAGATATTCACCAAGGTTCAGGAGACCGTCGACCTGGGGGGCGATCAGATCTTGATGCAGGGGGGCATGAATCCCGATCTGCCGATCGAGTGGTACGAAGAGTTGCTACGCGACATCAAATCCCGCTTCCCTCAGGTCAATCTGCACGCCTTCAGTCCACCCGAGATTCACGCCCTGACAAAAGTCGCTAAGCTTCCTTTGCGCACCGTGCTTGAACGATTGAAGGCCGCCGGCCTGGGAAGCCTGCCTGGCGGCGGGGCCGAGATCCTGGTCGACCGAGTGCGGCGCGAAATGACGCGCGGCAAGGTCCTGAGCGACGATTGGTTGGATGTGTGCCGCGTGTGGCATCAATTAGGCGGTCGCGGCTCGGCCACCATGATGTTCGGCCATATCGAAACCCTCGCGGAGCGGATTGAGCACCTGGAGCGGTTGCGTCAATTGCAGGACGAGACGGGCGGTTTTACCGCTTTTATCTGCTGGACCTTCCAGCCCGATCATACGGATCTGAGCCACGTCCCCCGCGCTGGCGCCTTCGAGTACCTGAAGACGCAGGCCGTGGCCAGGCTGTATCTCGACAACATTCCGAACATTCAGTCGAGTTGGGTGACGCAAGGGCTGAAAATCGGCCAATTGGCTCTTTGCTATGGTGCCAATGACATGGGAAGTCTCATGATCGAGGAAAATGTCGTTGCCTCGGCCGGCACAGTGCATTACTTGAGCCTGACTCAGATTCGTGATGCAATTAGTGAGCTTGGCTACCAGCCCCGCCAACGGAACGTGCGTTACGAGCTTATCGATGCTCCCACGAGCGGCCCGCTGCCCGTGCTGGCGTGAGCTAAGCTGTACTAGCCGTTTTTCTCCAGCCGCCAGGCCGGACAAGGCCGGCCTGCAAGCTGATATTGCCGTGACGCCGCATCCCGCCAGGGTTTGCGGCATTGCTGTGGAACCAGTCCCCGCTGGATCGGGGCGAAGGAACGAAACTGCCGTTACACCCTCATACGGCGGCCACCGGCCATGATCCACGTCGAGAATCTCACCAAGGAATATTCCGATCTGCGCCGTGGCAAGTTCGTCGCGCTGCGCGGGATCGGGTTCGAAGCGTTGGCCGGAGAAATCTTTGGCTTGCTCGGCCCTAACGGCGCCGGCAAAACCACGGCTTTGCGAATCATCGGCACCATGCTGCGACCGACCTCGGGCACGGTCAACGTCAATGGTTACGACGTCGTCACTCAACCCTCGGACGTCCGTCATCAAATTGGCTTCGTTTCAGCCAACACGGGCATGTACGACCGCATGACGGCCTGGGAAATGGTCGAGTACTTCGGCCGTCTGTACGGTATCGCCGAAGAAACGTTGCAGGCGCGCATGGAGCAACTCTTCGAGCGACTGAAGATGAACGACATCCGCGAATTGCTGGGGGCAAAGATGTCCACCGGCATGCGACAAAAGGTGTCGATCGCCCGCGCGCTCGTTCACGATCCCCCGGTACTGATCTTCGACGAAGCAACCAGCGGGCTCGATGTGCTCGTGGCACGTGCCCTGTTGGACACAATCGCCGAACTCCGCGTGCAAGGCAA containing:
- a CDS encoding menaquinone biosynthesis protein — its product is MDAGTKIRVGAVSYLNTKPLVYRFEELAPQAQLVFDVPSRLADDLAAGHLDVALIPSIEYFRDPSYEIVSDACIACRGPVLSVKMFSRVPISQIRTLALDEGSRTSAVLVQILLSRRFGVRPRIEPLAVNLGLADTQADAVLLIGDRAINSPGGRFAAVWDVGDEWCRWTGLPFVFAMWVVRSGQKVGVIEQALSAARDAGLANLEQIAEAEAPVLGLTRPECLSYLRDCLHFVLGPREHEGLALYQKYADELHAETSAGQQQGEHVSASAP
- the mqnC gene encoding cyclic dehypoxanthinyl futalosine synthase, with the protein product MDVVASITKLLDKAVAGQRLSTNEGLQLIESRDLTALGRAADAVTRRLHPESYRTYNIDRNINYTNVCSAVCDFCAFYRKPKSPEGYVLDRHEIFTKVQETVDLGGDQILMQGGMNPDLPIEWYEELLRDIKSRFPQVNLHAFSPPEIHALTKVAKLPLRTVLERLKAAGLGSLPGGGAEILVDRVRREMTRGKVLSDDWLDVCRVWHQLGGRGSATMMFGHIETLAERIEHLERLRQLQDETGGFTAFICWTFQPDHTDLSHVPRAGAFEYLKTQAVARLYLDNIPNIQSSWVTQGLKIGQLALCYGANDMGSLMIEENVVASAGTVHYLSLTQIRDAISELGYQPRQRNVRYELIDAPTSGPLPVLA
- a CDS encoding ATP-binding cassette domain-containing protein, which codes for MIHVENLTKEYSDLRRGKFVALRGIGFEALAGEIFGLLGPNGAGKTTALRIIGTMLRPTSGTVNVNGYDVVTQPSDVRHQIGFVSANTGMYDRMTAWEMVEYFGRLYGIAEETLQARMEQLFERLKMNDIRELLGAKMSTGMRQKVSIARALVHDPPVLIFDEATSGLDVLVARALLDTIAELRVQGKCVLFSTHIMREAEKLCDRVAIVHRGHVLTAGTLEAVREIHEEHDLEELFFRLISTHDSTHPHLVAK